A section of the Pleuronectes platessa chromosome 7, fPlePla1.1, whole genome shotgun sequence genome encodes:
- the agbl2 gene encoding cytosolic carboxypeptidase 2, which produces MAVSAIKNWWNTFQLDKPDTNNSSTEEDEGELAEMRQLSTNLKKTLRTRQLEIDFNGGRPVLSLRAPQDLVSFPSICRPRWPIECEVISDIIHHIEWDPPEPETFYQPTGHERTPMPVGEERGKVVYCVDQATKRPFFTCSRVGGSMGPIKCATPCDIDPTDFTLEFESRFESGNLQKAVQVGDYDYELTLCTDTYTKKHTQWFYFRVRNMEAGVTYRFTIVNLMKRSCLYSVGMRPLFYSERAAKEEGVGWQRTGSNIRYYRNCSQDSNANDSDTITLYSLTWTLRFPHASDTCYLAHCYPYTYSHLQSYLQRVSSDPAVASYCKLRVLCHSLAGNAVYVMNITSQGDGKGKGGTKKAVVVTARVHPGETNSSWMMEGLLNFLLGDSSDAQLLRDTFVFKVVPMLNPDGVVVGNYRCSLAGRDLNRNYKTLLRDSFPCVWHIRNMVERLMAETDVALYCDFHGHNRKNNVFMYGCNNRDGGSPKLYERVFPLMMSKNANNKFSFKSCKFKVQKSKEGTGRIAMWRLGIRNSYTMEATFGGSTLGDRGGTHFTTRDLKSMGFSFCDTLLDFCDPDPTKTTYCLTELAALLRKDARERLGKDCNNSDSDQETSTSGSNSSDSDGLPAHLLNQQTVHLEFATNCSLPKLNPVKKKKRKLFKSRKERNQQRPEKNDTQPQNLQESGETTVKESVTERPVGRHRTKWLVNSVMKKAAMPPPDTGEDAGLENTRVAHSPQRAKASPHTGDLAIDTRKWGCSSQLLHLSALIPSAKLLHPNRRQPHYPRQSLVSYKLYGGLLPPLKIANSSPSPTCVNMVPDMVQTKRLLSSFTRDNRRFLFGARGSLRVSAGYSVLEDAFTSATDETTIKWPNEEQEDDPTEVGLSLWGCKPLEEQKQRDMRSDVPLRETEPHSSLSGLRATNLRGRRLCKDTQENKRQLDVSCLVSKPPNVMKVKHQQRDTLSRLQAQGSAERRSMAPQAEMVAIRKPSQSAPLITPKRQESHFHKTLWKGV; this is translated from the exons ATGGCCGTCTCTGCCATCAAGAATTGGTGGAACACCTTCCAGTTGGACAAGCCGGACACCAACAACTCCAgcacagaggaagatgagggggaGTTGGCGGAGATGAGGCAGT TGTCCACAAACCTGAAAAAGACTCTGCGGACGCGGCAGCTGGAAATAGATTTCAATGGTGGCAGACCAGTTCTGAGTCTGAGGGCACCGCAGGACCTGGTGAGCTTTCCATCAATCTGCCGTCCCCGGTGGCCCATAGAGTGTGAGGTCATCAGCGACATTATCCATCACATAG AGTGGGATCCACCAGAGCCAGAGACTTTTTATCAGCCCACAGGACATGAGAGGACACCAATGCCTgttggagaagagagagggaaagtggtTTACTGTGTTGACCAAG CCACTAAACGTCCCTTTTTCACCTGCTCTCGTGTGGGAGGGAGCATGGGGCCCATCAAGTGCGCCACCCCCTGTGACATCGATCCGACAGACTTCACCCTGGAGTTTGAGTCCCGCTTTGAGAGTGGGAACCTCCAGAAAGCTGTGCAAGT gGGGGACTACGACTATGAGCTCACCCTGTGCACAGACACGTACACCAAGAAGCACACGCAGTGGTTCTACTTCAGGGTCAGGAACATGGAGGCTGGAGTCACCTACCGCTTCACTATAGTCAACCTGATGAAAAGGAGCTGCCTGTACTCTGTGGGTATGAGACCACTCTTTTACTCTGAGAGGGCGGCCAAGGAGGAAGGTGTTGGATGGCAACGCACCGGCTCCAACATCAGATACTATCGCAACTGCAGTCAG gATTCAAATGCAAACGACAGCGACACCATCACCCTGTACTCACTGACCTGGACTCTCCGGTTCCCTCATGCCTCAGACACCTGCTACCTGGCCCACTGCTACCCCTACACCTACTCACACCTGCAGAGCTACCTGCAGCGGGTCTCCTCCGACCCAGCCGTGGCGTCCTACTGTAAATTGCGGGTGCTGTGCCACAGCCTCGCTGGGAACGCCGTGTACGTGATGAACATCACATCCCAGGGGGATGGAAAGGGGAAGGGCGGGACCAAGAAGGCTGTGGTGGTGACGGCCCGAGTGCACCCAGGGGAAACCAACAGCTCCTGGATGATGGAGGGGTTGCTGAACTTTCTGCTCGGGGACTCGTCGGACGCTCAGCTGCTCAGGGACACTTTTGTTTTTAAG GTGGTGCCgatgctgaaccctgatggTGTGGTGGTGGGGAATTACCGCTGCTCTCTGGCCGGCAGGGACCTCAACAGAAACTACAAGACATTGCTCAGGGACTCTTTTCCGTGTGTGTGGCACATCCGCAACATGGTGGAGAG GTTAATGGCAGAGACAGATGTAGCTCTTTACTGTGACTTTCATGGCCACAACCGCAAAAATAATGTCTTCATGTACGGCTGCAACAACCGAGATGGAGGTTCTCCAAAGCTTTACGAAAGAGTTTTTCCTCTAATGATGAGCAAGAACGCCAATAACAAG TTCTCCTTCAAGAGTTGTAAATTCAAGGTGCAGAAGAGCAAAGAGGGAACAGGACGAATCGCCATGTGGAGACTTGGCATCAGGAACAGCTACACGATGGAGGCCACGTTCGGAGGCTCCACTCTGG GGGACAGGGGGGGGACACATTTTACGACTCGGGACCTAAAGTCAATGGGCTTTTCCTTTTGCGACACCCTGCTGGACTTCTGTGACCCCGATCCAACGAAG ACCACTTATTGTCTGACGGAGCTGGCAGCATTGTTGAGAAAGGACGCCCGAGAGAGGCTGGGCAAAGATTGTAACAACTCTGACTCTGACCAAGAAACCAG CACCAGTGGATCAAACAGTTCAGATTCAGATGGACTCCCGGCTCATTTACTGAACCAGCAAACTGTCCATCTAGAG TTTGCCACAAACTGTTCGCTTCCAAAGCTAAAtcctgtgaagaagaagaagaggaaactcTTTAAGAGTCGTAAAGAGAGGAACCAGCAGCGGCCGGAGAAGAACGATACACAGCCACAG AATTTGCAGGAGTCTGGTGAGACCACAGTTAAAGAGAGCGTCACAGAGAGGCCTGTCGGGCGACACCGGACTAAATGGCTG GTCAACAGTGTGATGAAAAAAGCTGCGATGCCTCCACCCGACACTGGAGAG GACGCTGGTCTGGAAAACACGAGGGTTGCACACTCACCTCAGAGGGCAAAGGCATCACCTCACACTG GTGACCTGGCGATAGATACCAGAAAGTGGGGATGTTCCTCTCAGCTGCTGCACCTCAGTGCTCTCATACCTTCAGCTAAACTCCTGCATCCCAACCGGAGACAGCCTCACTACCCCCGACAATCCCTAGTGTCCTACAAACTCTACGGAG GGCTGCTGCCTCCCCTAAAAATAGCAAACAG ttctcCCTCGCCAACGTGCGTCAATATGGTTCCAGATATGGTTCAAACAAAGCGCCTGCTGTCAAGTTTCACCAGGGACAACAGACGGTTTCTTTTCGGAGCCAGAGGTTCTTTACGTGTTTCAGCAGGTTACTCTGTGCTGGAGGACGCCTTCACCTCCGCCACAGATGAGACGACCATCAAATGGCCGAACGAGGAGCAGGAAGACGACCCCACAGAAG TGGGGTTGTCCCTGTGGGGATGTAAACCACTGGAGGAGCAGAAGCAGAGAGATATGAGGTCTGACGTCCCGCTGAGAGAAACTGAACCACACAGCAGTTTGTCTGGGTTGAGAGCCACAAACCTGAGAGGGAGAag ACTGTGTAAAGATACTCAGGAGAACAAAAGGCAGTTGGATGTTTCTTGCCTTGTGTCAAAGCCTCCAAACGTTATGAAGGTGAAACATCAACAGAGAGACACGCTCAGTCGGCTTCAGGCTCAGGGCAGCGCTGAAAGAAGAAGCATGGCGCCACAAGCGGAGATGGTCGCCATCAGAAAACCATCACAGTCCGCCCCACT gatTACGCCAAAACGACAGGAAAGCCATTTCCACAAAACCCTTTGGAAGGGTGTCTAG
- the tmem17 gene encoding transmembrane protein 17B, with the protein MELPETIRRHLEDFSRNVLFDRSRTETLSKRNDGFSLPDKQVLSSLQLQMSLYFNMWFFPWWWISEIVMLQLKYPALPDYYKFILVTLLILMTLIEAIRLYLGYVGNLQEKVPELAGFWLLSILLQSPLILFQLFNEAILIQPLERGVHIVLAIFVLSQALSGFVALRDMVKHTESQFHLRQFD; encoded by the exons ATGGAGCTGCCGGAGACGATCCGAAGACATTTGGAGGATTTCTCCCGGAACGTTTTATTCGACCGGAGCCGAACTGAGACGCTCTCGAAGCGGAACGACGGGTTCTCGCTTCCCG ACAAGCAGGTTCTGTCCAGTCTCCAGCTCCAGATGTCTCTGTACTTTAACATGTGGTTCTTCCCCTGGTGGTGGATCAGTGAAATTGTGATGCTGCAGCTCAAG TATCCTGCCTTGCCAGACTACTACAAGTTCATCCTCGTGACCCTTCTCATCCTGATGACTCTGATCGAGGCGATCAGACTTTATCTGGGTTATGTCGGGAACCTGCAAGAGAAG GTCCCAGAGTTGGCTGGATTTTGGCTGCTGAGCATCCTGCTGCAGTCTCCTCTCATCCTGTTTCAGCTATTTAATGAAGCCATTCTCATACAGCCCCTGGAGAGAGGAGTTCACATAGTTCTCGCTATATTTGTTCTCTCACAG GCCCTCTCTGGTTTCGTGGCGCTGCGGGACATggtgaaacacacagaaagccAATTTCACCTCCGGCAGTTTGACTGA